A window of the Actinobacillus genomosp. 1 genome harbors these coding sequences:
- a CDS encoding VirK/YbjX family protein: MAYCYPTPNVIYPDQPHKSYRLKRFRFWLRSVLHSVQVKKFSRFVNQHPEFSELLRAYPNYSYPVIHRFLDKRFNAEKRLEIVCDNLTFLPQKLAQYHLPPLWVKPINFGEVIPDFEIRLNINEYQAMEGFWALELRQKSSRQVVYLLTFGKIAQSLLIGVIQGANTENAKDLVKYLTKQCHGLRPAYLLIEVMKLLADTLGYSLLGIPHKYQNKSRFIQSKRYTVNYDTLFKESGGLRQEYWQLPLTLDKDLTDVPSNKRSMYRKRFEMLEKLADVIHQIFNLPTSS; encoded by the coding sequence ATGGCTTACTGTTATCCGACTCCCAATGTCATTTATCCCGATCAACCCCATAAGTCTTATCGACTAAAACGTTTTCGTTTTTGGTTACGTTCCGTCTTACATAGCGTTCAAGTTAAAAAATTTAGTCGGTTTGTAAATCAACACCCTGAATTTTCCGAGTTACTTCGAGCTTATCCGAATTATAGTTATCCGGTAATTCATCGTTTCTTGGATAAACGATTTAATGCGGAAAAACGCTTAGAAATTGTATGTGACAATCTTACCTTTTTGCCACAAAAATTAGCGCAATATCATCTTCCGCCGCTTTGGGTAAAACCTATTAACTTTGGTGAAGTTATTCCTGATTTTGAAATACGCTTAAATATCAATGAATATCAAGCGATGGAAGGCTTTTGGGCGTTAGAGTTACGCCAAAAAAGCAGCCGACAAGTCGTTTATTTGCTGACATTCGGTAAAATAGCGCAATCATTGCTTATCGGTGTCATTCAAGGAGCTAATACGGAAAATGCTAAAGACTTGGTTAAATATTTAACAAAGCAATGCCACGGTTTACGTCCGGCGTATTTATTAATTGAAGTGATGAAGTTGTTGGCTGATACGCTTGGTTATTCTCTATTAGGGATTCCGCATAAATATCAAAATAAGTCACGTTTTATTCAAAGTAAACGTTATACCGTCAATTATGATACCTTGTTTAAGGAATCGGGCGGATTACGCCAAGAATACTGGCAATTACCGCTGACTTTAGATAAAGATTTAACGGATGTACCGAGCAACAAACGTTCTATGTATCGTAAACGTTTTGAGATGTTAGAAAAATTGGCGGATGTGATTCATCAAATATTTAACTTACCGACCTCTTCATAA
- the odhB gene encoding 2-oxoglutarate dehydrogenase complex dihydrolipoyllysine-residue succinyltransferase, protein MTIEILTPVLPESVADATVATWHKQVGDTVKRDEVLVEIETDKVVLEVPAPNDGVLSEISQAQGATVTSTQLLGKISTVQAGDFTQETIKPANEATPADRKSAAIEYDHSDADSQGPAIRRLLAEHNIEAHLVKGTGVGGRITREDIEHYLAQRKSQENKQAMVSEHSTVSTVAYSARSEKRVPMTRLRKRIAERLLEAKNTTAMLTTFNEVDMQPIMTLRKTYGEKFEKQHGVRLGFMSFYIKAVVEALKRYPEINASIDGDDVVYHNYFDISIAVSTPRGLVTPVIRNCDKLSMADIEKTIKALAEKGRDGKLTVEDLTGGNFTITNGGVFGSLMSTPIINPPQSAILGMHAIKDRPVAVNGQVVIRPMMYLALSYDHRLIDGRESVGFLVAVRDLLEDPTRLLLEI, encoded by the coding sequence ATGACTATTGAAATTTTAACTCCCGTGCTACCCGAATCCGTTGCGGATGCGACCGTTGCAACTTGGCATAAACAAGTCGGCGATACGGTTAAACGTGACGAAGTACTTGTTGAAATTGAAACGGATAAAGTCGTCTTAGAAGTACCGGCACCTAATGACGGTGTACTATCGGAAATCAGTCAGGCGCAAGGCGCAACCGTTACCTCTACACAATTACTTGGAAAAATCTCAACCGTTCAAGCGGGTGATTTTACTCAAGAAACCATCAAACCGGCTAATGAGGCGACTCCGGCTGATCGTAAATCCGCGGCAATCGAATATGATCATTCCGATGCGGACTCTCAAGGCCCTGCTATTCGTCGCTTATTGGCGGAACATAATATTGAAGCGCATTTAGTAAAAGGTACCGGTGTAGGCGGTCGAATCACTCGTGAAGATATCGAACACTACCTAGCACAACGCAAGTCTCAAGAAAACAAACAAGCGATGGTAAGTGAACACAGTACGGTAAGTACCGTAGCTTATTCGGCACGTAGCGAAAAACGTGTTCCGATGACACGTTTACGTAAACGTATCGCTGAACGTTTGTTAGAAGCAAAAAATACCACCGCAATGCTAACCACATTCAATGAAGTGGATATGCAGCCGATTATGACATTGCGTAAAACTTACGGTGAGAAATTTGAAAAACAACACGGCGTGCGTTTAGGCTTTATGTCATTCTATATTAAAGCGGTTGTGGAAGCGTTAAAACGTTATCCGGAAATCAATGCTTCGATTGACGGTGACGATGTGGTATATCACAACTACTTTGACATTAGCATTGCGGTTTCAACCCCTCGCGGCTTAGTCACTCCGGTTATTCGTAACTGTGATAAATTATCGATGGCGGATATTGAAAAAACCATTAAAGCACTTGCTGAAAAAGGTCGTGACGGTAAATTAACCGTAGAAGATTTAACCGGCGGTAACTTCACGATTACCAACGGTGGTGTATTCGGTTCGTTGATGTCCACTCCGATTATCAACCCGCCGCAAAGTGCGATTTTAGGTATGCATGCGATTAAAGATCGTCCCGTTGCGGTAAATGGACAAGTGGTGATTCGCCCGATGATGTATCTTGCGCTCTCTTATGATCACCGTTTGATTGACGGTCGTGAATCGGTAGGTTTCCTCGTGGCGGTAAGAGATTTATTAGAAGATCCGACTCGCTTATTACTTGAAATCTAG
- the sucA gene encoding 2-oxoglutarate dehydrogenase E1 component encodes MQHKNFEDWLASSPFGGSNQAYVEEIYEQYLENPANVDASWRAIFDTLPKTQVVEQPHSQVRDYFRKLARENVPESVTVIDPEASAKQVRLLQWINAHRFRGYLEAKLDPINYYRWKTSVVPELDYHHHGFTDADLNETVTIGKYVYGKETMKFGELAAALKQTYLGTIGLEFMHVQDMEQRNWLQAKIESTLNKPLFTHAEKVNLLTELTAADGLERYLGAKFPGAKRFSLEGSDAFIPMMKEIIRHAGRQGMKDVVMGMAHRGRLNMLVNVLGKRPAELFDEFAGKHADDNRTGDVKYHQGFSSDFDVDGERVHLTLAFNPSHLEIVSPVVIGSVRARQERIRDTEHNKVLAVTVHGDSAVAGQGVVQETLNMSNARGYKVGGTIRIVINNQIGFTTSNPNDTRSTEFCTDIAKMIQAPIIHVNGDDPEAVAFAARMAVEYRTLFKRDIFIDLISYRRHGHNEADEPLATQPMMYSIIKKHPTPRKVYADRLVAEGVLNQDQATEIMNNYRDALDNGDRVVPEWREMDMAAVDWLQYLNYDWTAPYESKFPSDRFHTLAKRVCEYPESLRPHSRVEKIYSDRKEMYEGKKLLDWGMAETMAYATLLDEGTHVRLSGEDAGRGTFFHRHAVVHNQNDGTGYVPLAHLHANQGRFEVWDSVLSEEAVLAFEYGYATTDPKTLTIWEAQFGDFANGAQIVIDQFISSGEQKWGRMCGLVMLLPHGYEGQGPEHSSARLERYLQLCAQQNIQVCVPSTPAQAYHMLRRQAIRKMRRPLVAITPKSLLRHPLAVSSLEELIEGEFQNVIGETDSNIHAQKVKRVVMCSGKVYYDLLEQRRQNEQTDVAIIRIEQLYPFPYEEMKKVLEPYAHVKDFVWCQEEPQNQGAWYCSKHNFEASIPEKAKLTYAGRPASASPAVGYTSLHTQQQKQLVDDALTI; translated from the coding sequence ACGTCCCCGAATCCGTTACCGTGATTGATCCGGAAGCCAGCGCAAAACAAGTTCGTCTATTACAATGGATTAACGCTCATCGTTTCCGCGGATATTTGGAAGCAAAACTCGACCCAATCAATTATTATCGTTGGAAAACATCCGTCGTACCCGAACTTGATTATCACCATCACGGCTTTACCGATGCGGATCTGAACGAAACCGTTACAATCGGTAAGTATGTCTATGGCAAAGAAACCATGAAATTCGGTGAGCTTGCCGCTGCATTAAAACAAACCTATTTAGGCACAATCGGTTTAGAGTTTATGCACGTGCAAGATATGGAACAACGCAACTGGTTACAAGCTAAAATTGAAAGTACCTTAAATAAACCGTTGTTTACTCACGCTGAAAAAGTCAATTTACTTACCGAATTAACCGCTGCCGACGGACTCGAACGTTACTTAGGTGCGAAATTCCCCGGTGCAAAACGTTTCTCACTCGAAGGTAGCGACGCATTCATTCCAATGATGAAAGAAATCATTCGCCATGCGGGTCGCCAAGGTATGAAAGACGTGGTAATGGGTATGGCGCACCGCGGACGTTTAAATATGTTAGTAAACGTACTCGGTAAAAGACCGGCGGAATTATTTGATGAATTTGCAGGTAAACACGCCGACGATAACCGTACCGGTGACGTAAAATATCATCAAGGCTTCTCGTCCGATTTCGATGTGGACGGCGAACGTGTACATTTAACCCTTGCCTTTAACCCGTCGCATTTAGAAATCGTCAGCCCGGTAGTTATCGGTTCGGTTCGTGCACGTCAAGAACGTATCCGCGATACCGAACATAATAAAGTATTGGCCGTTACCGTACACGGTGACTCTGCGGTTGCCGGTCAAGGTGTGGTGCAAGAAACCTTAAATATGTCGAATGCACGAGGTTATAAGGTAGGCGGTACTATTCGTATCGTGATCAACAACCAGATCGGTTTTACCACCTCTAACCCGAACGACACTCGTTCAACCGAATTTTGTACCGATATTGCCAAAATGATTCAAGCACCGATTATTCATGTGAACGGTGATGATCCGGAAGCGGTCGCATTCGCCGCTCGTATGGCGGTGGAATATCGTACCTTATTCAAACGAGATATTTTTATTGATCTTATTTCTTATCGACGTCACGGTCATAACGAAGCCGATGAGCCGTTAGCTACACAGCCGATGATGTATAGCATTATCAAAAAACATCCTACCCCTCGTAAAGTCTATGCGGATCGTTTGGTTGCCGAAGGCGTATTAAACCAAGATCAAGCTACCGAAATAATGAATAATTACCGTGATGCGCTGGATAACGGTGATCGTGTCGTGCCTGAATGGCGTGAAATGGATATGGCGGCAGTGGATTGGTTACAATACCTCAACTATGACTGGACCGCACCTTATGAGAGCAAATTCCCGTCAGATCGTTTCCATACCTTAGCCAAACGCGTATGCGAATACCCTGAAAGTTTACGTCCGCATTCTCGCGTCGAAAAAATCTATAGTGACCGTAAAGAGATGTATGAAGGTAAAAAACTGCTGGATTGGGGTATGGCGGAAACTATGGCATACGCAACCTTATTAGATGAAGGTACGCACGTGCGTCTATCAGGCGAAGATGCCGGTCGCGGTACGTTCTTCCACCGTCATGCGGTCGTACATAACCAAAATGATGGTACAGGCTACGTACCGCTTGCGCATTTACATGCTAATCAAGGACGTTTTGAAGTGTGGGATTCGGTACTTTCCGAAGAAGCGGTATTAGCCTTTGAATACGGTTATGCGACAACCGATCCGAAAACATTAACGATTTGGGAAGCGCAATTCGGTGACTTTGCCAACGGCGCACAAATTGTGATCGACCAATTTATCAGTTCCGGCGAACAAAAATGGGGCAGAATGTGCGGGCTAGTGATGTTACTTCCGCACGGTTACGAAGGTCAAGGTCCGGAACACTCTTCAGCAAGATTAGAACGTTACCTACAGCTTTGTGCGCAACAAAATATACAAGTCTGTGTACCGAGTACACCGGCGCAGGCTTACCATATGTTACGTCGTCAAGCGATTCGTAAAATGCGTCGTCCGCTAGTAGCGATTACACCGAAATCATTGTTACGCCATCCATTAGCGGTTTCTTCTCTCGAAGAACTGATTGAAGGCGAATTCCAGAATGTTATCGGCGAAACCGACAGTAATATTCATGCCCAAAAAGTAAAACGTGTAGTTATGTGTTCCGGTAAAGTTTATTACGATTTACTCGAACAACGCCGTCAAAACGAACAAACCGACGTAGCGATTATTCGTATCGAACAACTTTATCCGTTCCCGTACGAAGAGATGAAAAAAGTGCTTGAACCTTACGCTCACGTAAAAGATTTTGTTTGGTGCCAAGAAGAACCGCAAAACCAAGGTGCATGGTATTGCAGCAAACATAATTTTGAAGCTTCAATTCCTGAAAAAGCCAAATTAACTTATGCAGGTCGCCCTGCTTCGGCTTCTCCGGCGGTAGGTTATACCTCTTTACATACTCAGCAACAGAAACAACTTGTCGATGATGCTTTAACGATTTAA